CGAGTCCGGCACCGAGATACCGGGCGGCGACTGGTTCGGGCGGCGCTAGCCTCTACAGACCCTCGGCGCCGCGGTTGCGCAGGCGCTGGCCGTACTGCTGGAGCACCCAGAGCTCCTCCTGGACCGCCGCCAGTTGCTCCGGCGGGGCCTGGGGGCCCAGGCGCGACATCGTGCCCTGGATCTCGTGCACCCGGCGGTCGACCGCGCGCAGCCGGACCTGGACCAGCTGGACCCCCGCGTACACCTCGTCCACCGTCTTGGCGTGGATGGCCTCGACCGCCAGCTCGGTGACGAGCGCGCGGACCGTGTCGTTCGGCGCGGCGTCGCGGACCCGGGCCAGGTAGTCGTCGGTGCCCAGCGAGGCGCCGCCCGCGGCCTGGATGGCCTCGCGGACCGCCGCGTACGGCGGGGCGGTGAACTCGTCCGTCCCGTACGCGTCGAAGGCCGGCGAGACCAGGGCCGGCCGCTGCAGCGCCAGCTTGAGCAGCTCGCGCTCGGTGCGGTGCGCCGGGCTGCGCAGGTTCAGCGCCGGTCCGCCCGCCGCCGGGGCGGAGGGCGCAGCCTCGTGCGACGACTGCGAGGACCGGCCGCGGCCCTGCTGCTGCCCGCCGGGCTGGTTGCCCCGATCGCGCGCCCAGCGCGCCAGCTGCGCGACCCGCTTGACGACGAACTGCTCGTCCCGGATGCCGAGCATCCCCGCGAGCTGGACCGCCGACTCGTGCTGGATCGCGATGTTCTTGATGTTGGCGACGACCGGGGCCGCCTCGTCCAGCGCGGCCGCCCGGCCCGCCGGGTTCTCCAGGTTGTGCCGGGCCACGATGTGCCGCAGCGCGAACTCGAACAGCGGGGTCCGCGCCTCCACCAGGCCGGACACCGCGGCGTCCCCCTGCGCCAGGCGCAGGTCGCACGGGTCCATGCCGCCGGGGGCGATGGTGATGGAGGTTTCGGCGGCGAACTTCTGGTCGTCCTCGAAGGCGCGCAGCGCGGCCTTCTGGCCCGCCGCGTCCCCGTCGAAGGTGAAGATCACCTCGGCCGTCGCGTTGTCCATCAGCAGGCGGCGCAGGATCTTGATGTGGTCGCCGCCGAAGGCGGTGCCGCAGGTCGCGATCGCGGTCGTGACCCCGGCCATGTGGCAGGCCATCACGTCCGTGTAGCCCTCGACCACCACGGCCCGCGAGGTCTTCGCGATCTCCTTCTTCGCCAGGTCGATGCCGTACAGCACCTGGGACTTCTTGTAGATCGCCGTCTCGGGGGTGTTCAGGTACTTCGGCCCGTTGTCGTCGTCGCGCAGCTTGCGCGCGCCGAAGCCGACCACCTCGCCGCTGATGTCGCGGATCGGCCACATCAGCCGGCCGCGGAAGCGGTCGATGGGCTTGCCGCTGCGGCTGTCCTGGGCCAGGCCGGAGGTGATCAGCTCCTTGTCGCTGAAGCCCTTGCCGCGCAGGAAGCGGGTCAGGTGGTCCCAGCCGGCCGGGCTGTACCCGACGCTGAAGTGCTCGGCGGCGGCCTGGTCGAAGCCGCGCTCCGCGAGGAACCTGCGGCCGATCTCCGCCTCGGCGCTGCCCAGCTGCTCGACGTAGAACTGGGCGGCCGCCTTGTGCGCCTCGACGAGCCGGATGCGCTCGCCGCGGCCGCTGGTGCCGGCGGTGTAGCCGCCCTCCTCGTACCGCAGGGTGATGCCGGCCTGCCCCGCGAGGCGCTCGACCGCCTCCGAGAACGACAGGTGGTCGATCTTCATGATGAAGTCGAGGGTGTCCCCGCCCGCCTGGCAGCCGAAGCAGTGGTAGAGACCCTTGCTGGGGCTGACCTGGAAGGACGGGGACTTCTCGTCGTGGAAGGGGCAGAGGCCCTTGAGGTTGCCGCCGCCCGCGTTGCGCAGTTGGAGGTAGTCGGAGACCACGGCGTCGATCGGGACCGCGTCCCGTACCGCCTTCACGTCGTCGTCGTTGATCCGTCCTGCCACCCGTGAAGTCTACGGCCGGGCGCCGACAAACCCGTCAGGCCCCCTCGGCCGGCAGCAGGGAGTCAAGCGGAATCGACGGGTCCGCCAGTGCCTCGCGGTTGACCTGCGCCTTCGACCGGATCAGGGCCTGGATGTGCTCGGTGACATCCCACACATTCACGTTCATTCCGGCCAGCACCCGCCCCTCCGACAGCCAGAACGCGATGAACTCCCGTTTGGCCACGTCGCCGCGGATCAGCACCTGGTCGTAGCCGCCCACCGGGGCGTACCCGGAGTACTCGAGGCCCACGTCGTACTGGTCGGAGAAGAAGTACGGCACCCGGTCGTACGACACCTCCTGCCCCAGCATCGCCCGCGCCGCGGCGGGGCCGCCGTTGAGCGCGTTCGCCCAGTGCTCCACCCGCAGCCGGGTCCCGAGCAGCGGATGGTGCGCGGCGGCCACGTCCCCGGCGGCGAACACGTGCGGATCGCTGGTCCGCAGCGAGGCGTCCACGGCGATGCCGCCGCCGTGCTGCCGGTCGACCAGGGCCAGCCCGGAGGTCTCGGCGAGCGCGGTCCGCGGCGCGGCCCCGATCGCCGCGAGCACGGCGTGCGCCGGATGCTCCTCCCCGTCGTCGGTCCGGGCCGCGAGCACCATGCCGTCGTGCCCGACGATCTCGGTGAGCCGCGCACCGAAGTGGAAGCGGACCCCGTGCTCGGCGTGCAGGTCCCCGAAGAGCCGGCCGACCTCCGGGCCGAGCACCGCGTGCAGCGGGGTGGCCAGCGGCTCGACCACCGTGACCTCGGCCCCGTACCCGCGGGCCGCGGCGGCGACCTCCAGGCCGATCCAGCCGGCCCCCGCGATCAGCAGATGGCCGTTGTCCCGGCCCAGGGTGGCCAGGACGCCCTTCAGCCGCTCGGCGTGGGCGAGCCGGCGCAGGTGGTGCACCCCGGCGAGTCCCGTGCCCGGGATGTCGAGGCGGCGCGGTTCGGCCCCGGTGGCCAGCAGCAGCTTGTCGTAGTGCAGCGCCGTGCCGTCGCCGAGGACCACCTTCCTGGCCTCCCGGTCCAGGTGGACCGCGGGCTGGCCGAGGTGCAGCTCGATGTCGGACCGGGCGTACCAGGACGGCTCGTGGACGAAGACGCTGTCGCGCTCCTCCTTGCCCTGGAGGTACCCCTTGGACAGCGGGGGCCGTTCGTAGGGATGGTCGCGCTCGTCGCCGATCAGGATCACCCGCCCCGTGAACCCCTCGGACCTCAGCGTTTCGGCCGCCTTAGCTCCGGCGAGCCCTGCGCCGACGATGACGAATGTCCGGTGTGCGTCGACCACCTGATGCCTCCTCATAACCTCTCCGCCACATGCGACCACATGCGAGCGTCCCGCACTGAGCCTGCCGCGTGAAGGGGGAGTGGCCCGATCGGCTCACCCTTCGGACCGGCGCGTGCGCCGCGTGAGCCGGGCGTGCAGGGAGCGCGCAGAGGCGTCCGTGAGCGCCGCGATCTGGTCGATGACCGCGCGTTTGCGGGCCTTGTCGTCGGGCGCGGTGTCGAAGATCGCCCGGAACTGCGGGTCCAGTCCCTCGGGTGCGCGGGCGCTGAGCGCCTCGGCGAGTTCGGCCAGGACGATGCGCTGGTCGGCGCGCAGCCGCTCCTGCTCGTCGCGCTGCATCACGTACAGGTCGGCGACGGCCTTGAGGACCGCGCACTCGTTGCGCGCCTCGCGCGGGACGACCAGCTCGGCCGCGTACCGGGTCAGCCGGCCGGAGCCGTACGCCTCGCGGGTGGCGCCCTCGGCGGCCAGGCAGAACCGGCCGATCAGCTGGCTGGTGGCGTCCTTGAGGCGGGCCTGGGCGACGGCGGAACCGTCGTACCCGTGCGGCCACCACTCCTGCTCCATCAGCCGGTCGAGGGCGCCCCGCAGCTCCTCCGGCTCGGTGTCGGCCGGCACGTACCGGCCGATCGCGACCCGCCAGATGGCGGTGCGCTCGGGTTCGGCGAAGAGGAGGTTGGGGTCGAGGTGCCCGGCGTGCAGCCCGTCCTCGAAGTCGTGGACGGAGTACGCGACGTCGTCCGACCAGTCCATCACCTGGGCCTCGAAGCACTTGCGGTCCGCGGGCGCGCCGCGCCGCAGCCACTCGAAGACCGGCAGGTCGTCGTCGTACGCGCCGAACTTGACCGAGTCGGGGTCGGTGGGGTGGCCGCCGCGGGCCCACGGGTACTTCGTGGCGGCGTCCAGGCAGGCCCGGGTGAGGTTGAGCCCGACGCTGACGAGCTCGCCGGTGGCCGGGTCGGGCACGAACCGCTTCGGCTCCAGGCGGGTCAGCAGGCGCAGCGACTGGGCGTTGCCCTCGAAGCCGCCGCAGTCCTTGGCGAACTCGTTCAGCGCCTCCTCGCCGTTGTGCCCGAAGGGCGGGTGGCCCATGTCGTGCGAGAGGCAGGCGGCCTCGACGAGGTCGGGATCGCAGCCGAGGGCCGCGCCGAGCTCGCGGCCGACCTGGGCGCACTCGAGGGAGTGCGTCAGCCGGGTGCGGGGGCTGGCGTCCCAGTCGTACGAGCGGCTGCCGGGGGTGACCACCTGGGTCTTCCCGGCGAGGCGGCGCAGCGCGGCGGAGTGCAGGACACGGGCCCGGTCGCGCTGGAAGGCGGTCCGGCCGGGCCTTTTGTCGGGCTCGGCGGCCCAGCGCTCGGTGTCGGAAGCGTCGTAAGGGCCGTTCGGGTCGAGGTGACGGACGGGTGCGCTGGCGGTGCCTTCCATGCCTTCCATGCTCAGACGGTAACCGGAAGCACCGACAATGCGACCAATCTGAGCAATCCGCGCCAACGCGGTCTTTACGCGGTGGCCAGTTTCAGGGCGCCCGGGGCGGCCGGGGAGCTCTGCTGCCGGGCCAGCGCCTCGTCGTAGCGCTGGAGTACGAGACGGGCCAGGGCCGGGTGGTCGCCGAGCGGGGCGGCCGCCGGGCCGGGCGCGGCGGCGGCGCTCTGCGCGGCGAAGCGGCCGGGGGCGGTGAAGTACGAGGCCACCGCGACCCGGTGGTGGCCGCGGGCGGCGAGGGCGCGGAGGGCGTCGGGGACGGTGGGGGCCGCGGCGGACGCGTAGGCCGGTACGACGGCCGCGCCGCCGAGGCGTTCGGAGAGCAGGGCGGCGGTGCGGCGGGTGTCGGCCGCCGAGTCCGGGTCCCGGGAGCCGGCGGCGGCGAGTACGACGGCCGTACTCGCGCCGGGGGCCCAGCCCGCCTCGAGGAGGCGCTCGTACAGAGCCTCGACCAGCAGGGGATGCGGGCCGAGCGGGGCGGCGACGCGGGCGTCCAGGTGGGCGGCGCGGGCGGCCGCCGCGGGCAGGTCCCGCTTGACGTGGTGGCCGCGGCCGAGGAGCAGCGGGACGAGCACGGCCGCGCCGGTGGCGTCCGCGAGGGTCTCGCCGAGCAGCGGCCGGTTCAGCTCGACGTGTCCGAGCCGGACGTCGAGTCGGGGGCGGAGCTCGCGGATCCGGTCGAGGAGGGCCAGGACGGTGGGGAGAGCGCGGGGGTCGCGGCTGCCGTGGGCGACGGCGACGAGGGTGGGCTGCATGGGCGGACTCCGTCGGACCGGCCCCCCGCGGTGTGCCATGGGCGCAGTCCGCTGAGCTGCATGCCGAGTTGGGTGGTGATCCGGGTCAGCAGCTCCGTGGCCGTGGCGGGGGGAAAGGGGAGGGACAGGGACTCGGGAGGGTGCACCAGCTCCGTCATGAACCGATCCTGCGGGCCGGAGGTTGCGTGGGCGTTGCGCGGGGGTGACGGGTGTTTTCCGGGTGCTCACCCGCTCATTCGTCCGAGTGAAAGGCGGGGGAGGGGGAACTGGGGGCCGGTCGTAGATCGTCAATGTGTGCGAACGACGTGTGGCGCAACGGGGGGATCGACCATGAAGCTGAAGCTGATGCCGGGTTGGACGGGGACGGTGGCGGGGCGCCGGCGGGCCGTCCAGGCGGTGGCGGCCGCGTTCGTGCTGGCGCTGCTGCCCTCGGCATGGACGCATGCGGTGGCCGCGGACCGGCTGCGGAGCACGGCCGATGCGCCGGCCACCGAGGTGGCGATGGTGTTCGGGGCGGGGCTGTGGAACGGGCGGCCGACCCCGTATCTGGCCAGACGGCTCGATGCGGCGGCCGAGCTGTACCGCACCGGCAAGGCCAAGGTCGTGCTCGTCACCGGGGACAACAGCCGCACCGAGTACGACGAGCCCGACGCGATGCGCACGTACCTGACCGCCCACGGGGTGCCGGGGGACCGGATCGTCAGCGACTACGCCGGCTTCGACACGTGGGACTCCTGTGTCCGGGCCAAGGAGATCTTCGGGGTGAAGCGGGCCGTGCTGATCAGCCAGGGCTTCCACATACGCCGGGCCGTCGCGCTGTGCGATGCGGCGGGCGTGGAGGCGTACGGGGTCGGGGTCGACGACGAGCACGACTCGACCTGGTACTACGGCGGCACGCGCGAGGTCTTCGCGGCCGGCAAGGCGGCGCTGGACGCGGCCTTCAAGCCGGAACCGCGGTTCATGGGGCCGAAGGAACCGGGGGTGTCGCGGGCCCTGGGCGCTCTGGCAAACTGACGCGCCGTCGGCTGTCTATGCCGATTAGTCATATACGGGCGTGTCCGTCTCGCTGTCAGGGGTGTGGAACCGTGGCTGTTGTGGATCTGAGCGGCAAGGCCGTCGTCATCACCGGGGGAGCCCGGGGGCTGGGCGCGGCGGCGGCGCAGGCCGTCGTGGACGGCGGCGGCCGCGTGCTGATCACCGACGTGCTGGAGGCGGAGGGCGCGGAGACGGCCGGGAAGCTGGGCGGCGCGGCGCGGTTCCTGCGGCACGACGTCACGAGCGAGGCCGACTGGCAGGCCGCCCTCGACCACGCGGTGGCCGAGTTCGGCCGGATCGACGGGCTCGTGAACAACGCCGGCATAGCCACCGGGCAGCTTCTGGAGCACGAGAGCGTCGAACACTTCCGCCAGGTCGTCGAGATCAACCTGGTCGGCACCTTCATCGGCATCAAGACCGCAATACCGCTGCTGCGGGCGAACGACGGCGGCTCCATCGTCAACATCTCGTCCGCGGCCGGGCTCACCGGCCTGGCGCTCACCGCCGGGTACGGGGCCTCCAAGTGGGGCGTGCGCGGCCTGTCGAAGATCGGCGCGGTCGAGCTCGCCGAGGCGAGGATCCGCGTCAACTCGGTGCACCCGGGCATGACGCTGACCCCGATGACCGCCCCGGTCGGCATCCAGCCGGGCGAGGGCAACTTCCCCGGCGCCCCGATGGGCCGCGTGGGCGCCCCGGAGGAGATAGCCGCGGCGGTCGCCTTCCTCCTGTCCGACGCCGCCGCGTACATGACCGGCGCCGAACTCGCGGTGGACGGCGGCTGGACCGCCGGGCTGACCGTCCGGACCCTCACCGGCCGGTAGCACCGGCCCCCACCGGCCCCCACCGGCCCCCACGGGCCCCCACGGGCCGCCGCCGGCTCCGCCGGGAGGCGGGTGGGAGGCGGCGGTGGGTGTCGACCGGGCGCCGGCGGCCCGCGCGGGTGACCGGCGGGGCCTCACCGGGCGTCCGCGGGCCCGCTGAGGCGCCTGTACGGGAGGTGTAACCGGAAGCGGCGGCTCGCGTAACACCGCCGCCGCAGGCTGGACGGTATGCACACCCCGGACTCCGCCACCGCCACGCACTGCCCGTACTGCGCGCTGCAGTGCGGCATGTCCCTCCGCCCTGAGCCGGGCGGCGCGAGCGTCGTGGTGGAGGAGCGGGCGGATTTCCCCGTGAACCGGGGTGCGCTGTGCGGCAAGGGGCGCACCGCCCCTGCCGTGCTCTCCTCCCGGGTGCGCCTGACCGGGCCGCTCGTCCGCACCCACGCCGGACGGCTGGAGCCGGCCACCTGGGAGGAGGCCCTCGCCACCGTCGCCGAGGGCCTCGCCCGCACGGGCCGTACGCATGGGCCCGACGCAGTCGGCGTGTTCGGCGGCGGCGGGCTGACCAACGAGAAGGCCTACGCGCTCGGCAAGTTCGCCCGCGTCGCCCTGCGGACCTCGCAGATCGACTACAACGGCCGCTTCTGCATGTCCTCGGCCGCAGCCGCCCACCAGCGGGCCTTCGGACTCGACCGCGGACTCCCCTTCCCCCTGGAGGACATCCCGCGGACCGGCTGCGTCGTCCTCGTCGGCTCGAACCTGGCCGAGACCATGCCGCCCGCCCTGCGCTACCTCACCGAGCTCAAGGCCAACGGCGGCACGCTGATCGTCATCGACCCGCGCCGGACCCGCACCGCCGAGCAGGCCGACCTGCACCTCGCCCCCCGCCCCGGCACGGACCTCGCCCTCGCACTGGGCCTGCTGCACCTCGTCGTCGCCGAAGGCCGCACCGACGAGGAGTTCATCGCCGCGCGCACCACCGGCTGGGAGGAGGCCCGGGCCGCGGCGATGGCGCACTGGCCGGAGCTGGTGGAGCGGATCACCGGCGTGCCCGTCCCGAAACTCCGCGAGGCCGTCGCCCTGTTCTGCGCGCCGTCCTCCGCGATGGTCCTGACCGCCCGCGGGCCCGAGCAGCAGTCCAAGGGCACCGACACCGTCGGCGCGTGGATCAACCTGTGCCTGGCCACCGGCCGCGCAGGCCGCCCGCTCTCCGGGTACGGCTGCCTCACCGGCCAGGGCAACGGCCAGGGCGGCCGCGAACACGGCCAGAAGGCCGACCAGCTCCCCGGCTACCGCAAGCTCACCGACCCGGCGGCGCGGGCGCACGTAGCCGAGGTCTGGGGCATCGACCCCGACAGCCTGCCCGCTCCCGGCCGCAGTGCGTACGAACTCCTCGACGCCCTCGGCACGGAGGTGAAGGCCCTCCTCCTCATGGGCTCCAACCCGGTGGTCTCGGCCCCCCACGCCGTCCACATCGAGGACCGGATCCGCTCCCTGGACTTCCTGGCGGTCGCGGACGTGGTCCTCTCCGAGACGGCGGCCCTCGCCGATGTGGTCCTCCCCGTCACCCAGTGGGCGGAGGAGACCGGCACCACCACCAACCTGGAGGGCCGCGTCCTGCTGCGCCGCCGCGCCCTGACCCCGCCGCCGGGAGTGCGCACCGACCTGGAGGTCCTGCACGGGCTGGCCGCCCGCCTCGGCATCGAGAAGGGCTTCCCCACCGCCCCCGAGGAGGTCTTCGACGAGCTGCGGCGCGCCTCGGCCGGCGGCCCGGCGGACTACTCGGGCATCTCCTACGCCCGCATCGAGGCCGAACAGGGCGTCTTCTGGCCCTGCCCGGACGACTCCCACGCCGGCACCCCGCGCCTCTTCCTCGACCGGTTCGCCACCGACGACGGCCGGGCCCGCTTCGTCCCCGTCTCCCACCGCGACGCGGCCGAGATCCCGGACGCCGAGTACCCCGTCCTGCTCACCACCGGCCGCGTGGTCGCCCAGTACCAGTCGGGCGCCCAGACCCGCCGCGTGGACGAGCTGAACGCGGCCGCTCCCGGGCCCTTCGTGGAACTCCACCCGCGCCTCGCGTCCCGTATCGGCGTGGTCGAGGGAGCCCCGCTCGCGGTCGTCTCCCGCCGCGGCCGCGCCGTGGCCCCGGCCCGCATCACGGACTCCATCCGCGCGGACACGGTCTTCATGCCGTTCCACTGGCCGGGCGAGGGCCGCGCCAACTCCCTGACCAACCCGGCCCTGGACCCGGTGTCCCGGATGCCGGAGTTCAAGGTCTGCGCGGTCCGCGTGGAGCCCGCCTGACCGCTGGTCACCTCCATCGGTCGAAGGTCGGCCCCAGCGCGGTCAGCAGCCGCTCGGCATGGGACGCGGCGGAGCCGGAGATCCCCGGGTAGTCGGCGCGGAAGGCGTCCCAGTCGGCCCACTTGACCTCGGAGAAAGCCTCCAGGGTCAGGGGGGTGTACTCGCCCGACTCCCGGAAGACCGTGTGGATCAGCTCGTACGGGGCCGTGCAGCGCTCGGCGAGCAGGACCGCGTCGTACAGGTCCTTGCCCTGCGGGTACATGTCCGTGGCCAGCCAGACCAGCTTCCAGGCCAGCGACAGCTCCGGC
The Streptomyces sp. NBC_01296 DNA segment above includes these coding regions:
- a CDS encoding deoxyguanosinetriphosphate triphosphohydrolase, whose translation is MEGMEGTASAPVRHLDPNGPYDASDTERWAAEPDKRPGRTAFQRDRARVLHSAALRRLAGKTQVVTPGSRSYDWDASPRTRLTHSLECAQVGRELGAALGCDPDLVEAACLSHDMGHPPFGHNGEEALNEFAKDCGGFEGNAQSLRLLTRLEPKRFVPDPATGELVSVGLNLTRACLDAATKYPWARGGHPTDPDSVKFGAYDDDLPVFEWLRRGAPADRKCFEAQVMDWSDDVAYSVHDFEDGLHAGHLDPNLLFAEPERTAIWRVAIGRYVPADTEPEELRGALDRLMEQEWWPHGYDGSAVAQARLKDATSQLIGRFCLAAEGATREAYGSGRLTRYAAELVVPREARNECAVLKAVADLYVMQRDEQERLRADQRIVLAELAEALSARAPEGLDPQFRAIFDTAPDDKARKRAVIDQIAALTDASARSLHARLTRRTRRSEG
- the dnaG gene encoding DNA primase, which translates into the protein MAGRINDDDVKAVRDAVPIDAVVSDYLQLRNAGGGNLKGLCPFHDEKSPSFQVSPSKGLYHCFGCQAGGDTLDFIMKIDHLSFSEAVERLAGQAGITLRYEEGGYTAGTSGRGERIRLVEAHKAAAQFYVEQLGSAEAEIGRRFLAERGFDQAAAEHFSVGYSPAGWDHLTRFLRGKGFSDKELITSGLAQDSRSGKPIDRFRGRLMWPIRDISGEVVGFGARKLRDDDNGPKYLNTPETAIYKKSQVLYGIDLAKKEIAKTSRAVVVEGYTDVMACHMAGVTTAIATCGTAFGGDHIKILRRLLMDNATAEVIFTFDGDAAGQKAALRAFEDDQKFAAETSITIAPGGMDPCDLRLAQGDAAVSGLVEARTPLFEFALRHIVARHNLENPAGRAAALDEAAPVVANIKNIAIQHESAVQLAGMLGIRDEQFVVKRVAQLARWARDRGNQPGGQQQGRGRSSQSSHEAAPSAPAAGGPALNLRSPAHRTERELLKLALQRPALVSPAFDAYGTDEFTAPPYAAVREAIQAAGGASLGTDDYLARVRDAAPNDTVRALVTELAVEAIHAKTVDEVYAGVQLVQVRLRAVDRRVHEIQGTMSRLGPQAPPEQLAAVQEELWVLQQYGQRLRNRGAEGL
- a CDS encoding NAD(P)/FAD-dependent oxidoreductase is translated as MVDAHRTFVIVGAGLAGAKAAETLRSEGFTGRVILIGDERDHPYERPPLSKGYLQGKEERDSVFVHEPSWYARSDIELHLGQPAVHLDREARKVVLGDGTALHYDKLLLATGAEPRRLDIPGTGLAGVHHLRRLAHAERLKGVLATLGRDNGHLLIAGAGWIGLEVAAAARGYGAEVTVVEPLATPLHAVLGPEVGRLFGDLHAEHGVRFHFGARLTEIVGHDGMVLAARTDDGEEHPAHAVLAAIGAAPRTALAETSGLALVDRQHGGGIAVDASLRTSDPHVFAAGDVAAAHHPLLGTRLRVEHWANALNGGPAAARAMLGQEVSYDRVPYFFSDQYDVGLEYSGYAPVGGYDQVLIRGDVAKREFIAFWLSEGRVLAGMNVNVWDVTEHIQALIRSKAQVNREALADPSIPLDSLLPAEGA
- a CDS encoding sirohydrochlorin chelatase; the protein is MQPTLVAVAHGSRDPRALPTVLALLDRIRELRPRLDVRLGHVELNRPLLGETLADATGAAVLVPLLLGRGHHVKRDLPAAAARAAHLDARVAAPLGPHPLLVEALYERLLEAGWAPGASTAVVLAAAGSRDPDSAADTRRTAALLSERLGGAAVVPAYASAAAPTVPDALRALAARGHHRVAVASYFTAPGRFAAQSAAAAPGPAAAPLGDHPALARLVLQRYDEALARQQSSPAAPGALKLATA
- a CDS encoding glucose 1-dehydrogenase, which gives rise to MPISHIRACPSRCQGCGTVAVVDLSGKAVVITGGARGLGAAAAQAVVDGGGRVLITDVLEAEGAETAGKLGGAARFLRHDVTSEADWQAALDHAVAEFGRIDGLVNNAGIATGQLLEHESVEHFRQVVEINLVGTFIGIKTAIPLLRANDGGSIVNISSAAGLTGLALTAGYGASKWGVRGLSKIGAVELAEARIRVNSVHPGMTLTPMTAPVGIQPGEGNFPGAPMGRVGAPEEIAAAVAFLLSDAAAYMTGAELAVDGGWTAGLTVRTLTGR
- a CDS encoding molybdopterin oxidoreductase family protein; the encoded protein is MHTPDSATATHCPYCALQCGMSLRPEPGGASVVVEERADFPVNRGALCGKGRTAPAVLSSRVRLTGPLVRTHAGRLEPATWEEALATVAEGLARTGRTHGPDAVGVFGGGGLTNEKAYALGKFARVALRTSQIDYNGRFCMSSAAAAHQRAFGLDRGLPFPLEDIPRTGCVVLVGSNLAETMPPALRYLTELKANGGTLIVIDPRRTRTAEQADLHLAPRPGTDLALALGLLHLVVAEGRTDEEFIAARTTGWEEARAAAMAHWPELVERITGVPVPKLREAVALFCAPSSAMVLTARGPEQQSKGTDTVGAWINLCLATGRAGRPLSGYGCLTGQGNGQGGREHGQKADQLPGYRKLTDPAARAHVAEVWGIDPDSLPAPGRSAYELLDALGTEVKALLLMGSNPVVSAPHAVHIEDRIRSLDFLAVADVVLSETAALADVVLPVTQWAEETGTTTNLEGRVLLRRRALTPPPGVRTDLEVLHGLAARLGIEKGFPTAPEEVFDELRRASAGGPADYSGISYARIEAEQGVFWPCPDDSHAGTPRLFLDRFATDDGRARFVPVSHRDAAEIPDAEYPVLLTTGRVVAQYQSGAQTRRVDELNAAAPGPFVELHPRLASRIGVVEGAPLAVVSRRGRAVAPARITDSIRADTVFMPFHWPGEGRANSLTNPALDPVSRMPEFKVCAVRVEPA
- a CDS encoding SanA/YdcF family protein, whose translation is MKLKLMPGWTGTVAGRRRAVQAVAAAFVLALLPSAWTHAVAADRLRSTADAPATEVAMVFGAGLWNGRPTPYLARRLDAAAELYRTGKAKVVLVTGDNSRTEYDEPDAMRTYLTAHGVPGDRIVSDYAGFDTWDSCVRAKEIFGVKRAVLISQGFHIRRAVALCDAAGVEAYGVGVDDEHDSTWYYGGTREVFAAGKAALDAAFKPEPRFMGPKEPGVSRALGALAN